A region from the Hylaeus volcanicus isolate JK05 chromosome 6, UHH_iyHylVolc1.0_haploid, whole genome shotgun sequence genome encodes:
- the LOC128878410 gene encoding cysteine protease atg4da isoform X5, translating into METTAKMLPPLAATNNGLPMDDSNVATEVDSKVKTKLLSMWNNVKYGWTIKMVKPNFSKESPVCLLGKIYRKKPEEFLEKASEAEKSLDTGSEISLAMDAISFEDSIEEFKKDFASRLWLTYRREFPILNGSTFTTDCGWGCMLRSGQMMLAQALVCHFLGREWRWHPDQLIQTEQQKLDEYNHRLIIKSFGDLPERISPFSIHTLVSLGALWGKRAGDWYGPSSVAHLLCQAVEHAAEHHSVFSNLAVYVAQDCAVYLQDVENVCQTSDGKWKSLILFVPLRLGADKLNPVYTSCLTHLLTLDTCIGVIGGRPRHSLYFIGFQEDKLINLDPHYCQETVDVSKDNFTLTSFHCTSPRKMLISKMDPSCCVGFYFHNKMHFTNFMEIAPSYLVPEDEKVDYPMFLFCEGSGKDLYQKIDIAENIIPTATSFTGNESYDDDLDECEEFELVQ; encoded by the exons CTTGCAGCTACGAACAATGGATTACCCATGGATGATTCCAATGTTGCAACAGAGGTTGACAGCAaagtgaaaacaaaactattgTCTATGTGGAACAACGTCAAATATG GCTGGACCATTAAGATGGTGAaaccaaatttttcaaaagaatctCCGGTATGTTTGCTTGGCAAAATTTATCGCAAGAAGCCGGAAGAATTCCTAGAGAAGGCTTCAGAAGCAGAAAAATCATTGGATACAGGGAGCGAAATATCGCTAGCAATGGATGCTATTAGTTTCGAAGATAGTATagaagaatttaagaaagactTTGCATCTCGCCTTTGGTTGACATACAGAAGAGAGTTTCCTATTTTAAACGGATCTACATTCACCACCGATTGCGGTTGGGGTTGTATGCTACGCAGTGGTCAGATGATGTTGGCACAAGCACTGGTCTGCCATTTTCTTGGAAGAg aatggCGGTGGCATCCGGATCAATTGATACAAACAgaacaacaaaaattagacGAATATAATCAcagattaattataaaatcgttCGGAGACTTACCCGAACGTATATCTCCATTTTCTATACATACGCTCGTATCCCTTGGTGCATTATGGGGAAAACGCGCAGGAGATTGGTATGGGCCATCCTCTGTTGCTCATCTGTTATGCCAAGCGGTAGAGCATGCAGCGGAACATCATTCAGTATTCAGTAACTTGGCTGTTTATGTTGCTCAAGATTGTGCAG tttATCTACAGGATGTGGAAAATGTATGTCAAACATCCGACGGCAAATGGAAATCTCTCATactttttgtacctttacgaCTTGGTGCTGACAAATTAAATCCTGTCTATACGTCTTGTTTAACGCATCTCCTTACATTAGATACCTGCATTGGAGTTATCGGCGGTCGACCTAGACATTCGCTTTATTTTATCGGTTTCCAAGAAGATAAATTGATTAATCTAGACCCACATTATTGTCAAGAAACTGTTGATGTATCCAAAGACAATTTCACTTTGACGAGTTTTCATTGTACTTCGCCGCGAAAAATGTTGATATCAAAAATGGATCCCAGTTGTTGCGtgggattttattttcataataaaatgcatttcacaaattttatGGAGATAGCTCCCTCC tATTTGGTGCCGGAAGATGAAAAAGTCGATTATCCGATGTTTTTATTCTGCGAAGGGAGCGGAAAAGATCTCTATCAAAAAATTGACATCGCTGAAAACATTATTCCTACTGCTACCTCTTTCACAGGTAACGAGTCGTACGATGACGACCTCGACGAGTGCGAAGAATTTGAATTAGTTCAGTGA
- the LOC128878410 gene encoding cysteine protease atg4da isoform X3, whose protein sequence is MSFVPLDQTSSSVRMSNRVPNIQLAATNNGLPMDDSNVATEVDSKVKTKLLSMWNNVKYGWTIKMVKPNFSKESPVCLLGKIYRKKPEEFLEKASEAEKSLDTGSEISLAMDAISFEDSIEEFKKDFASRLWLTYRREFPILNGSTFTTDCGWGCMLRSGQMMLAQALVCHFLGREWRWHPDQLIQTEQQKLDEYNHRLIIKSFGDLPERISPFSIHTLVSLGALWGKRAGDWYGPSSVAHLLCQAVEHAAEHHSVFSNLAVYVAQDCAVYLQDVENVCQTSDGKWKSLILFVPLRLGADKLNPVYTSCLTHLLTLDTCIGVIGGRPRHSLYFIGFQEDKLINLDPHYCQETVDVSKDNFTLTSFHCTSPRKMLISKMDPSCCVGFYFHNKMHFTNFMEIAPSYLVPEDEKVDYPMFLFCEGSGKDLYQKIDIAENIIPTATSFTGNESYDDDLDECEEFELVQ, encoded by the exons ATCGTGTCCCCAACATACAGCTTGCAGCTACGAACAATGGATTACCCATGGATGATTCCAATGTTGCAACAGAGGTTGACAGCAaagtgaaaacaaaactattgTCTATGTGGAACAACGTCAAATATG GCTGGACCATTAAGATGGTGAaaccaaatttttcaaaagaatctCCGGTATGTTTGCTTGGCAAAATTTATCGCAAGAAGCCGGAAGAATTCCTAGAGAAGGCTTCAGAAGCAGAAAAATCATTGGATACAGGGAGCGAAATATCGCTAGCAATGGATGCTATTAGTTTCGAAGATAGTATagaagaatttaagaaagactTTGCATCTCGCCTTTGGTTGACATACAGAAGAGAGTTTCCTATTTTAAACGGATCTACATTCACCACCGATTGCGGTTGGGGTTGTATGCTACGCAGTGGTCAGATGATGTTGGCACAAGCACTGGTCTGCCATTTTCTTGGAAGAg aatggCGGTGGCATCCGGATCAATTGATACAAACAgaacaacaaaaattagacGAATATAATCAcagattaattataaaatcgttCGGAGACTTACCCGAACGTATATCTCCATTTTCTATACATACGCTCGTATCCCTTGGTGCATTATGGGGAAAACGCGCAGGAGATTGGTATGGGCCATCCTCTGTTGCTCATCTGTTATGCCAAGCGGTAGAGCATGCAGCGGAACATCATTCAGTATTCAGTAACTTGGCTGTTTATGTTGCTCAAGATTGTGCAG tttATCTACAGGATGTGGAAAATGTATGTCAAACATCCGACGGCAAATGGAAATCTCTCATactttttgtacctttacgaCTTGGTGCTGACAAATTAAATCCTGTCTATACGTCTTGTTTAACGCATCTCCTTACATTAGATACCTGCATTGGAGTTATCGGCGGTCGACCTAGACATTCGCTTTATTTTATCGGTTTCCAAGAAGATAAATTGATTAATCTAGACCCACATTATTGTCAAGAAACTGTTGATGTATCCAAAGACAATTTCACTTTGACGAGTTTTCATTGTACTTCGCCGCGAAAAATGTTGATATCAAAAATGGATCCCAGTTGTTGCGtgggattttattttcataataaaatgcatttcacaaattttatGGAGATAGCTCCCTCC tATTTGGTGCCGGAAGATGAAAAAGTCGATTATCCGATGTTTTTATTCTGCGAAGGGAGCGGAAAAGATCTCTATCAAAAAATTGACATCGCTGAAAACATTATTCCTACTGCTACCTCTTTCACAGGTAACGAGTCGTACGATGACGACCTCGACGAGTGCGAAGAATTTGAATTAGTTCAGTGA
- the LOC128878410 gene encoding cysteine protease atg4da isoform X2, with the protein MLSKIYLLGMNGQVQPSRERLDRVPNIQLAATNNGLPMDDSNVATEVDSKVKTKLLSMWNNVKYGWTIKMVKPNFSKESPVCLLGKIYRKKPEEFLEKASEAEKSLDTGSEISLAMDAISFEDSIEEFKKDFASRLWLTYRREFPILNGSTFTTDCGWGCMLRSGQMMLAQALVCHFLGREWRWHPDQLIQTEQQKLDEYNHRLIIKSFGDLPERISPFSIHTLVSLGALWGKRAGDWYGPSSVAHLLCQAVEHAAEHHSVFSNLAVYVAQDCAVYLQDVENVCQTSDGKWKSLILFVPLRLGADKLNPVYTSCLTHLLTLDTCIGVIGGRPRHSLYFIGFQEDKLINLDPHYCQETVDVSKDNFTLTSFHCTSPRKMLISKMDPSCCVGFYFHNKMHFTNFMEIAPSYLVPEDEKVDYPMFLFCEGSGKDLYQKIDIAENIIPTATSFTGNESYDDDLDECEEFELVQ; encoded by the exons ATGCTTTCTAAGATTTACTTACTGGGCATGAATGGACAGGTGCAGCCCTCAAGGGAGAGGTTAG ATCGTGTCCCCAACATACAGCTTGCAGCTACGAACAATGGATTACCCATGGATGATTCCAATGTTGCAACAGAGGTTGACAGCAaagtgaaaacaaaactattgTCTATGTGGAACAACGTCAAATATG GCTGGACCATTAAGATGGTGAaaccaaatttttcaaaagaatctCCGGTATGTTTGCTTGGCAAAATTTATCGCAAGAAGCCGGAAGAATTCCTAGAGAAGGCTTCAGAAGCAGAAAAATCATTGGATACAGGGAGCGAAATATCGCTAGCAATGGATGCTATTAGTTTCGAAGATAGTATagaagaatttaagaaagactTTGCATCTCGCCTTTGGTTGACATACAGAAGAGAGTTTCCTATTTTAAACGGATCTACATTCACCACCGATTGCGGTTGGGGTTGTATGCTACGCAGTGGTCAGATGATGTTGGCACAAGCACTGGTCTGCCATTTTCTTGGAAGAg aatggCGGTGGCATCCGGATCAATTGATACAAACAgaacaacaaaaattagacGAATATAATCAcagattaattataaaatcgttCGGAGACTTACCCGAACGTATATCTCCATTTTCTATACATACGCTCGTATCCCTTGGTGCATTATGGGGAAAACGCGCAGGAGATTGGTATGGGCCATCCTCTGTTGCTCATCTGTTATGCCAAGCGGTAGAGCATGCAGCGGAACATCATTCAGTATTCAGTAACTTGGCTGTTTATGTTGCTCAAGATTGTGCAG tttATCTACAGGATGTGGAAAATGTATGTCAAACATCCGACGGCAAATGGAAATCTCTCATactttttgtacctttacgaCTTGGTGCTGACAAATTAAATCCTGTCTATACGTCTTGTTTAACGCATCTCCTTACATTAGATACCTGCATTGGAGTTATCGGCGGTCGACCTAGACATTCGCTTTATTTTATCGGTTTCCAAGAAGATAAATTGATTAATCTAGACCCACATTATTGTCAAGAAACTGTTGATGTATCCAAAGACAATTTCACTTTGACGAGTTTTCATTGTACTTCGCCGCGAAAAATGTTGATATCAAAAATGGATCCCAGTTGTTGCGtgggattttattttcataataaaatgcatttcacaaattttatGGAGATAGCTCCCTCC tATTTGGTGCCGGAAGATGAAAAAGTCGATTATCCGATGTTTTTATTCTGCGAAGGGAGCGGAAAAGATCTCTATCAAAAAATTGACATCGCTGAAAACATTATTCCTACTGCTACCTCTTTCACAGGTAACGAGTCGTACGATGACGACCTCGACGAGTGCGAAGAATTTGAATTAGTTCAGTGA
- the LOC128878410 gene encoding cysteine protease atg4da isoform X6 — translation MDDSNVATEVDSKVKTKLLSMWNNVKYGWTIKMVKPNFSKESPVCLLGKIYRKKPEEFLEKASEAEKSLDTGSEISLAMDAISFEDSIEEFKKDFASRLWLTYRREFPILNGSTFTTDCGWGCMLRSGQMMLAQALVCHFLGREWRWHPDQLIQTEQQKLDEYNHRLIIKSFGDLPERISPFSIHTLVSLGALWGKRAGDWYGPSSVAHLLCQAVEHAAEHHSVFSNLAVYVAQDCAVYLQDVENVCQTSDGKWKSLILFVPLRLGADKLNPVYTSCLTHLLTLDTCIGVIGGRPRHSLYFIGFQEDKLINLDPHYCQETVDVSKDNFTLTSFHCTSPRKMLISKMDPSCCVGFYFHNKMHFTNFMEIAPSYLVPEDEKVDYPMFLFCEGSGKDLYQKIDIAENIIPTATSFTGNESYDDDLDECEEFELVQ, via the exons ATGGATGATTCCAATGTTGCAACAGAGGTTGACAGCAaagtgaaaacaaaactattgTCTATGTGGAACAACGTCAAATATG GCTGGACCATTAAGATGGTGAaaccaaatttttcaaaagaatctCCGGTATGTTTGCTTGGCAAAATTTATCGCAAGAAGCCGGAAGAATTCCTAGAGAAGGCTTCAGAAGCAGAAAAATCATTGGATACAGGGAGCGAAATATCGCTAGCAATGGATGCTATTAGTTTCGAAGATAGTATagaagaatttaagaaagactTTGCATCTCGCCTTTGGTTGACATACAGAAGAGAGTTTCCTATTTTAAACGGATCTACATTCACCACCGATTGCGGTTGGGGTTGTATGCTACGCAGTGGTCAGATGATGTTGGCACAAGCACTGGTCTGCCATTTTCTTGGAAGAg aatggCGGTGGCATCCGGATCAATTGATACAAACAgaacaacaaaaattagacGAATATAATCAcagattaattataaaatcgttCGGAGACTTACCCGAACGTATATCTCCATTTTCTATACATACGCTCGTATCCCTTGGTGCATTATGGGGAAAACGCGCAGGAGATTGGTATGGGCCATCCTCTGTTGCTCATCTGTTATGCCAAGCGGTAGAGCATGCAGCGGAACATCATTCAGTATTCAGTAACTTGGCTGTTTATGTTGCTCAAGATTGTGCAG tttATCTACAGGATGTGGAAAATGTATGTCAAACATCCGACGGCAAATGGAAATCTCTCATactttttgtacctttacgaCTTGGTGCTGACAAATTAAATCCTGTCTATACGTCTTGTTTAACGCATCTCCTTACATTAGATACCTGCATTGGAGTTATCGGCGGTCGACCTAGACATTCGCTTTATTTTATCGGTTTCCAAGAAGATAAATTGATTAATCTAGACCCACATTATTGTCAAGAAACTGTTGATGTATCCAAAGACAATTTCACTTTGACGAGTTTTCATTGTACTTCGCCGCGAAAAATGTTGATATCAAAAATGGATCCCAGTTGTTGCGtgggattttattttcataataaaatgcatttcacaaattttatGGAGATAGCTCCCTCC tATTTGGTGCCGGAAGATGAAAAAGTCGATTATCCGATGTTTTTATTCTGCGAAGGGAGCGGAAAAGATCTCTATCAAAAAATTGACATCGCTGAAAACATTATTCCTACTGCTACCTCTTTCACAGGTAACGAGTCGTACGATGACGACCTCGACGAGTGCGAAGAATTTGAATTAGTTCAGTGA
- the LOC128878414 gene encoding inactive selenide, water dikinase-like protein, with amino-acid sequence MAELQGTQVSQDALAVAQLELGGNPNALALRRPFDPVAHDLDANFRLTRFADLKGUGCKVPQEVLGKLLEGLQADDGSAQDHEHAHFMHMAIPRIGIGMDSSVTPLRHGGLSLVQTTDFFYPLVDDPYMMGKIACANVISDLYAMGVTECDNMLMLLGVSTKMTEKERDVVVPLIMRGFKDSALEAGTTVTGGQTVVNPWCTIGGVASTVCQPNEYIVPDNAVVGDVLVLTKPLGTQVAVNAHQWLDQPDRWNRIKLVVSEDDVRKAYQRAMDSMARLNRIAARLMHKYNAHGATDVTGFGLLGHAQNLAKHQKNEVSFVIHNLPVIAKMAAVAKACGNMFQLLQGHSAETSGGLLICLPREQAAAYCKDIEKQEGYQAWIIGIVEKGNRTARIIDKPRVIEVPAKEKDGELW; translated from the exons ATGGCGGAACTACAGGGAACCCAGGTCAGTCAGGACGCCCTGGCTGTGGCCCAGCTAGAGCTCGGCGGAAATCCAAATGCCTTGGCGTTGCGTAGGCCATTCGACCCCGTGGCACATGATCTAGACGCTAACTTCCGCCTTACGCGGTTCGCCGACTTGAAAGGATGAGGGTGTAAAGTCCCTCAGGAGGTTCTTGGGAAACTCCTCGAGGGACTACAGGCCGACGATGGTAGCGCACAAGATCATGAACATGCCCATTTTATGCACATGGCCATTCCACGCATCG GCATTGGCATGGATTCCTCCGTGACTCCGCTGAGGCACGGCGGACTGAGTCTGGTGCAAACTACAGACTTTTTCTACCCGTTAGTCGACGATCCTTATATGATGG GTAAAATTGCATGCGCTAATGTTATCAGCGATTTGTACGCCATGGGAGTCACAGAATGCGACAATATGTTAATGTTGCTGGGAGTCAGTACAAAAATGACTGAAAAGGAGCGAGACGTTGTTGTACCGTTGATCATGAGAGGATTCAAAGATTCCGCCTTGGAAGCTGGCACGACGGTGACAGGAGGACAGACAGTAGTTAACCCTTGGTGTACGATAGGTGGTGTTGCTTCTACCGTTTGTCAACCAAATGAATACATTGT GCCAGATAATGCGGTCGTCGGCGATGTTCTTGTTTTAACGAAACCACTTGGAACGCAAGTTGCCGTTAATGCCCATCAATGGTTAGACCAACCAGACCGCTGGAATAGAATCAAGCTCGTGGTCAGCGAAGATGACGTGAGAAAAGCTTACCAGAGGGCGATGGACAGCATGGCCAGGCTTAACAGAATAG CGGCAAGATTAATGCACAAGTACAATGCACACGGAGCGACAGACGTTACCGGCTTTGGCCTCTTAGGACACGCACAAAACCTAGCCAAACACCAGAAGAACGaagtttcttttgttattcatAATTTACCTGTTATCGCTAAGATGGCAGCTGTAGCGAAAGCATGCGGTAACATGTTCCAACTCCTTCAAGGTCACTCTGCGGAAACTAGCGGTGGATTGCTTATTTGTCTGCCTAGAGAACAG GCTGCGGCATATTGCAAGGATATCGAAAAACAAGAAGGTTATCAGGCATGGATTATAGGTATCGTAGAAAAAGGCAATCGCACAGCAAGGATAATCGATAAACCACGAGTAATAGAAGTTCCAGCTAAAGAAAAGGACGGGGAACTCTGGTAA
- the LOC128878416 gene encoding GTP:AMP phosphotransferase AK3, mitochondrial yields the protein MVALSTWCSKAAAFRAVILGAPASGKGTMSARIVEHFKVVHISSGDKLRVHMNNNTELGKTVASYVLSGKFVPDDVIISMINKEIELVGDKNWLLDGFPRTLQQAEKLQKTYPVNLVLYLDVPVPVILNRVENRWVHLPSGRVYNIGFNNPKVPGKDDVTGEPLCKREDDKVEVVKKRLENFLAQNDPILEFYQGIGILKRFHGNTTDELWPQVKVAISKFLS from the exons ATGGTAGCGCTATCCACGTGGTGTTCCAAGGCTGCGGCCTTCAGGGCCGTGATATTAGGTGCCCCTGCATCTGGCAAGGGCACTATGTCAGCTCGAATTGTCGAACACTTTAAAGTGGTTCACATTTCTAGTGGTGACAAGTTACGTGTTCACATGAATAATAATACCG aaTTGGGTAAAACGGTCGCAAGTTACGTGCTTTCCGGTAAATTCGTTCCCGACGATGTAATAATCTCGATgataaacaaagaaatcgaGCTGGTGGGAGACAAAAATTGGCTGCTGGACG GATTTCCGAGAACGTTGCAGCAAGCAGAAAAGCTACAAAAAACATATCCAGTGAACCTCGTCCTCTACCTTGACGTGCCTGTTCCGGTGATTTTGAATCGCGTGGAAAACAGGTGGGTTCATTTGCCCAGTGGAAGAGTTTACAACATTGGATTCAATAATCCAAAAGTTCCG GGCAAGGATGATGTAACCGGTGAACCCCTGTGTAAAAGAGAAGACGACAAGGTGGAGGTTGTGAAGAAGcgtttagaaaattttttagCACAAAACGATCCTATTTTAGAATTCTACCAAGGTATCGGAATATTAAAGAGATTCCATGGTAACACCACAGATGAATTATGGCCACAAGTCAAAGTTgctatttcaaaatttttatcttaa
- the LOC128878410 gene encoding cysteine protease atg4da isoform X1: MLSKIYLLGMNGQVQPSRERLGGFSNSTIGLFSGMIATDRVPNIQLAATNNGLPMDDSNVATEVDSKVKTKLLSMWNNVKYGWTIKMVKPNFSKESPVCLLGKIYRKKPEEFLEKASEAEKSLDTGSEISLAMDAISFEDSIEEFKKDFASRLWLTYRREFPILNGSTFTTDCGWGCMLRSGQMMLAQALVCHFLGREWRWHPDQLIQTEQQKLDEYNHRLIIKSFGDLPERISPFSIHTLVSLGALWGKRAGDWYGPSSVAHLLCQAVEHAAEHHSVFSNLAVYVAQDCAVYLQDVENVCQTSDGKWKSLILFVPLRLGADKLNPVYTSCLTHLLTLDTCIGVIGGRPRHSLYFIGFQEDKLINLDPHYCQETVDVSKDNFTLTSFHCTSPRKMLISKMDPSCCVGFYFHNKMHFTNFMEIAPSYLVPEDEKVDYPMFLFCEGSGKDLYQKIDIAENIIPTATSFTGNESYDDDLDECEEFELVQ, translated from the exons ATGCTTTCTAAGATTTACTTACTGGGCATGAATGGACAGGTGCAGCCCTCAAGGGAGAGGTTAG GGGGTTTTAGTAACAGTACGATAGGATTGTTCTCTGGAATGATTGCTACAGATCGTGTCCCCAACATACAGCTTGCAGCTACGAACAATGGATTACCCATGGATGATTCCAATGTTGCAACAGAGGTTGACAGCAaagtgaaaacaaaactattgTCTATGTGGAACAACGTCAAATATG GCTGGACCATTAAGATGGTGAaaccaaatttttcaaaagaatctCCGGTATGTTTGCTTGGCAAAATTTATCGCAAGAAGCCGGAAGAATTCCTAGAGAAGGCTTCAGAAGCAGAAAAATCATTGGATACAGGGAGCGAAATATCGCTAGCAATGGATGCTATTAGTTTCGAAGATAGTATagaagaatttaagaaagactTTGCATCTCGCCTTTGGTTGACATACAGAAGAGAGTTTCCTATTTTAAACGGATCTACATTCACCACCGATTGCGGTTGGGGTTGTATGCTACGCAGTGGTCAGATGATGTTGGCACAAGCACTGGTCTGCCATTTTCTTGGAAGAg aatggCGGTGGCATCCGGATCAATTGATACAAACAgaacaacaaaaattagacGAATATAATCAcagattaattataaaatcgttCGGAGACTTACCCGAACGTATATCTCCATTTTCTATACATACGCTCGTATCCCTTGGTGCATTATGGGGAAAACGCGCAGGAGATTGGTATGGGCCATCCTCTGTTGCTCATCTGTTATGCCAAGCGGTAGAGCATGCAGCGGAACATCATTCAGTATTCAGTAACTTGGCTGTTTATGTTGCTCAAGATTGTGCAG tttATCTACAGGATGTGGAAAATGTATGTCAAACATCCGACGGCAAATGGAAATCTCTCATactttttgtacctttacgaCTTGGTGCTGACAAATTAAATCCTGTCTATACGTCTTGTTTAACGCATCTCCTTACATTAGATACCTGCATTGGAGTTATCGGCGGTCGACCTAGACATTCGCTTTATTTTATCGGTTTCCAAGAAGATAAATTGATTAATCTAGACCCACATTATTGTCAAGAAACTGTTGATGTATCCAAAGACAATTTCACTTTGACGAGTTTTCATTGTACTTCGCCGCGAAAAATGTTGATATCAAAAATGGATCCCAGTTGTTGCGtgggattttattttcataataaaatgcatttcacaaattttatGGAGATAGCTCCCTCC tATTTGGTGCCGGAAGATGAAAAAGTCGATTATCCGATGTTTTTATTCTGCGAAGGGAGCGGAAAAGATCTCTATCAAAAAATTGACATCGCTGAAAACATTATTCCTACTGCTACCTCTTTCACAGGTAACGAGTCGTACGATGACGACCTCGACGAGTGCGAAGAATTTGAATTAGTTCAGTGA
- the LOC128878410 gene encoding cysteine protease atg4da isoform X4, producing MIATDRVPNIQLAATNNGLPMDDSNVATEVDSKVKTKLLSMWNNVKYGWTIKMVKPNFSKESPVCLLGKIYRKKPEEFLEKASEAEKSLDTGSEISLAMDAISFEDSIEEFKKDFASRLWLTYRREFPILNGSTFTTDCGWGCMLRSGQMMLAQALVCHFLGREWRWHPDQLIQTEQQKLDEYNHRLIIKSFGDLPERISPFSIHTLVSLGALWGKRAGDWYGPSSVAHLLCQAVEHAAEHHSVFSNLAVYVAQDCAVYLQDVENVCQTSDGKWKSLILFVPLRLGADKLNPVYTSCLTHLLTLDTCIGVIGGRPRHSLYFIGFQEDKLINLDPHYCQETVDVSKDNFTLTSFHCTSPRKMLISKMDPSCCVGFYFHNKMHFTNFMEIAPSYLVPEDEKVDYPMFLFCEGSGKDLYQKIDIAENIIPTATSFTGNESYDDDLDECEEFELVQ from the exons ATGATTGCTACAGATCGTGTCCCCAACATACAGCTTGCAGCTACGAACAATGGATTACCCATGGATGATTCCAATGTTGCAACAGAGGTTGACAGCAaagtgaaaacaaaactattgTCTATGTGGAACAACGTCAAATATG GCTGGACCATTAAGATGGTGAaaccaaatttttcaaaagaatctCCGGTATGTTTGCTTGGCAAAATTTATCGCAAGAAGCCGGAAGAATTCCTAGAGAAGGCTTCAGAAGCAGAAAAATCATTGGATACAGGGAGCGAAATATCGCTAGCAATGGATGCTATTAGTTTCGAAGATAGTATagaagaatttaagaaagactTTGCATCTCGCCTTTGGTTGACATACAGAAGAGAGTTTCCTATTTTAAACGGATCTACATTCACCACCGATTGCGGTTGGGGTTGTATGCTACGCAGTGGTCAGATGATGTTGGCACAAGCACTGGTCTGCCATTTTCTTGGAAGAg aatggCGGTGGCATCCGGATCAATTGATACAAACAgaacaacaaaaattagacGAATATAATCAcagattaattataaaatcgttCGGAGACTTACCCGAACGTATATCTCCATTTTCTATACATACGCTCGTATCCCTTGGTGCATTATGGGGAAAACGCGCAGGAGATTGGTATGGGCCATCCTCTGTTGCTCATCTGTTATGCCAAGCGGTAGAGCATGCAGCGGAACATCATTCAGTATTCAGTAACTTGGCTGTTTATGTTGCTCAAGATTGTGCAG tttATCTACAGGATGTGGAAAATGTATGTCAAACATCCGACGGCAAATGGAAATCTCTCATactttttgtacctttacgaCTTGGTGCTGACAAATTAAATCCTGTCTATACGTCTTGTTTAACGCATCTCCTTACATTAGATACCTGCATTGGAGTTATCGGCGGTCGACCTAGACATTCGCTTTATTTTATCGGTTTCCAAGAAGATAAATTGATTAATCTAGACCCACATTATTGTCAAGAAACTGTTGATGTATCCAAAGACAATTTCACTTTGACGAGTTTTCATTGTACTTCGCCGCGAAAAATGTTGATATCAAAAATGGATCCCAGTTGTTGCGtgggattttattttcataataaaatgcatttcacaaattttatGGAGATAGCTCCCTCC tATTTGGTGCCGGAAGATGAAAAAGTCGATTATCCGATGTTTTTATTCTGCGAAGGGAGCGGAAAAGATCTCTATCAAAAAATTGACATCGCTGAAAACATTATTCCTACTGCTACCTCTTTCACAGGTAACGAGTCGTACGATGACGACCTCGACGAGTGCGAAGAATTTGAATTAGTTCAGTGA